The Euphorbia lathyris chromosome 8, ddEupLath1.1, whole genome shotgun sequence genome has a window encoding:
- the LOC136202358 gene encoding uncharacterized protein At4g14100-like, which translates to MKNTQFHRLHLFSTIFIIISLYLPNPSSADSVQSQAPTPTPTPTPWPEQFHALLYMNLTSTKLQMSDLWYDWPRGRNVNIFHKQLSIVQYDIEWNNGTSFYYTLNEPFSCEIMEFGVGIPRPDFLDGAIYLGTSVTDGFLCHVWEKVDFIWYYEDVYTNRPVRWDFYDGISSHVMTFEVGAVLEDSLTQAPAYCFTQDHSVFSDKREGLYLRTN; encoded by the exons ATGAAGAATACACAATTCCACAGATTACATCTATTTTCAACCATTTTCATCATCATTTCCCTCTATCTCCCCAACCCATCATCAGCCGATTCAGTCCAATCTCAAGCTCCAACTCCAACTCCAACTCCAACTCCTTGGCCAGAACAATTTCATGCACTTCTTTACATGAATCTGACATCAACTAAGCTTCAAATGAGTGATCTATGGTATGATTGGCCTAGAGGTCGAAATGTCAACATTTTCCACAAACAACTCTCCATCGTTCAATATGATATAGAGTGGAATAATGGTACTTCTTTCTATTATACTCTTAATGAACCATTTAGTTGTGAGATTATGGAATTTGGAGTGGGAATTCCTAGGCCTGATTTTCTTGATGGAGCTATTTATCTTGGGACTTCTGTTACTGATGGCTTTTTGTGTCATGTTTGGGAGAAGGTTGATTTTATATGGTACTATGAAGATGTTTATACTAACAGACCAGTTAGATGGGACTTCTATGATG GTATATCATCACATGTGATGACATTTGAGGTTGGTGCAGTATTGGAGGATTCTTTGACTCAAGCACCTGCTTATTGTTTCACCCAAGATCATTCGGTTTTTTCAGATAAAAGGGAAGGACTATACCTCAGAACGAACTAA